From the genome of Azospirillum fermentarium:
ACGGCGGGGGCCGCCGCCGTGGCGCTCTCCTTGCCCAGGGCCTGCATCACCTTGCGGCCCGACCGGACGATGGAATCGCCGATGACCATCACCGTCACCGTCGCCCCCGACACGATGTCCACCGGCGGGGTGGAGGCGTCCTGCCGCGCCAGCTCCAGCACGTTGCGCCCGACGTAGCCGTTGATGAAGGCGTTGATGCGGGCGGGCGGGATGCCGATCAGCACGATGGGTTCGTGGTGATCGACCAGCTTGGCCCCCGTCACCACCCCGTCCGGGGTCAGCCCGACCAGCACATGGATCGGGCGCCCGGAATAGCCGGTGGTATTGACGAAATCAGACGTGAGATAGGCGTGGCCCAGCAGCGCCGCACCTTTGTAGACCGGGAAAACCGGGGTGCCCGCCGCCATCGGGCCGAAACGGTCGGCGCCGGGGATCAGGTCCGCCGGCTGCACCTGAGCGATGAAGCGTTCGACCGCCGCCGGGGTGCCGCGCGCGTCCGCCGCCTGCGCCCCGGCGAACGCGGCGGAGCACAGCAGCAGGCCGGCAACGCAGCCCGCGCGCAGCCTGTTCCAGAAACCATCGATCGAGTCCGTCAGCATGGGAATGCGCCGTTCTGCGTCTGTGTATCGGCGGCCAGGGTCTCGAACCCGTGGCACGCCCGCAGTAAGCCCCCGCCCGGCGCCCCTCTCCTTGACGAAGGTCAAGTCGCCGAAGAGTTTATTCCTCTACTATTTTTTAAACTTTATAGTAGTTTTGCCGATCAAGGAGGTTGTGCCCATGCCGCTGCTCCGTCAGGAACCGCCCGCCCGGATCGACTCCCTCGACGATCTCCTCGGCATCGCCATGGCGCTGGAGACGGAGGCGGTGCGCCGCTACGCCCAGTTGGCCGAGGTGATGGACCGGCGCGGGGATGCCGCCACCGCCGCCACTTTCCGAACCCTGATGGCCGAAGAGGGCGCGCACGTCACCGCCGTGGACCGCTGGGCCGCGGATCTGGGATGCACGCTTCCCGGCGGCACCCCCTTTGACTGGCTGCTGCCGCCGGACATCGCGGAATCGTGGGACGATCTGCTGGACCGCACGCGGCTGACCCCCTATCAGGCGCTGTCGCTGGCGGTGGTGAACGAACAGCGCGCCTTCGCCTTCTACAGCCACATCGCGGCGGCCACCGCCGACCCCGCGGTCCGCCGCCATGCGGAGGCCCTGGCGCAGGAGGAGTTGAACCATGCCGCCCTGCTGCGGCGTGAACGGCGCCGGGCCTATCACCGCGGCGCCACCGGCACGCAAAAGCCGGAACGGATCGCCAGCCCCGCCGCCCTGGACCATCTGGCCCGCACCCTGTTCGCCGCCGCCGCCGCCGGGCACGCGGCCCTGGCCCGCCAGCTTGCCGCGGCGGGTGATGCGGAAGGAGCGGCGGTGCTGGCCGCCATCGCCGCCGCCGAGGCCGCCGAAGCCGGAACCGTCCCGCCGGCCCCCCCCGCGGACGGTAGCCGCACGGACGGCGGCGCCGCAGACCCCTGGATGGCCGCGGCGGCCGCCGTGGAGACCCTGGCCGAACGTTTCGCCGACATCGCGGCGGCGGCCACCGACGAGGCCGTGCTCACCCGCGCTCTTGCGCTTCAGGAAAGCGCGACCCGCCATCTGGTGCGCCTGTCCGGCGCCCATTCCCCACCGCGGCCTTCCACTCCATAATGGAAAATGTGTAAGCTTACAGGAGCGGCAGTACTGCCACGGCCGTGCAGAGAAGTTTGATTTGTGACAATGGCGTCCCCAGATACCCTTTACAGGGGAGGACGGGGAAAGAGGTCGCGCATGGAATCCTTCTTTCGCCGGCTTTTCGAGGCGAGCCCACACCCTTACATGGTTCTCCGCCCCGACAAAGCCTTCACCATCGAGGCGGTGAACGACCGCTATGTGGCCGCGACCGGGACGAAGCGGGAAGAGATCGTCGGCCGCGGGCTGTTCGAGGTCTTCCCCGATGATCCCGGCGACCCGGGGGCCACCAGCGTCAACGATCTGCGGCTGTCGTTGCAGCGGGTGCTGGCCGACGGCGTGCAGGACGTCATGGGCGTGCAGAAGTACGATATCCCCCGGCTCGACGGCAGCGGCTTCGAGGTGCGTTACTGGAGCCCCGTCAACATCCCGGTCACGGACGCGGCGGGCCACATCGGCTACATCCTCCACTATGCCGAAGACGTCACCGAGTTCATCCTGTCCAAAAGCCGCGCCTCGGCGGAAAACACGCAGACCATCGAACGGGTGCAGGCCCACGCCGACCGGATGCAGGCCGACGTCCTGCGCCGGGCCAGCGAGGTCAAGGAGGCGAACCGCGAGCTGATGGCCACCAGGAACGAGCTGGCCCGCCTCAACGACCAGCTCACCGCGCTGGATCATGCCAAGACGGCGTTCTTCTCCAACATCAGCCACGAATTCCGCACCCCCCTGACCCTGATGCTGGGGCCGCTGGGGGATCTTCTCGACGACGCGGCGGGGGGGCTGACCGGGCCCCAGCGCGAACAGCTCGAAACCGCCCACCGCAACGCCCTGCGCCTGCTCAAGCTGGTCAATTCCCTGCTCGGCTTCGCCCGTGCCGAAGCGGGACGCGCCCATCTTTCCTTCGAACCCCTCGACCTTGCGCTGACGACCCGGGAGTTGGCGGGACACTTCCAGTCGGCGTGCGACAAGGCGGGACTGACCCTGGTGGTCGATTGCCCGCCGCTGCCGGAGGCGGTCTTCGCCGACCGCAACGCGTGGGAAACCATCGTCCTCAACCTTCTGTCCAACGCCTTCAAGTTCACCCACGGGGGCGCGATCGCCGTCCGCCTGCGCGCGGGGGACGGTGTGGTGACGCTGACGGTGAGCGACACCGGCAGCGGCATCCCGGAGTCGGAGATGCCGCACCTGTTCGAACGCTTTCACCGGGTGGAGGGAGCGCCGGGGCGCTCCTTCGAGGGCTCCGGCATCGGTTTGGCCCTGGTGCAGGAACTGGCCAGGATGCACGGGGGCAGTGTCCGGGCGGACAGCACGCCCGGCGTGGGCAGCCATTTCCACGTGACGCTTCCGCTGGGCCACGCGCACCTGCCCGCCGCCCGCCTGCGCCCGGCGGCATCCGCGGCACCGGCTTTTTCCCAGGCCGGCGCCTTCGCCGCCGAAGCCGAACGCTGGCTGGCGGACCTGCCCGAGCCGGTGGAGGCCGAAGGCCCGCCGGCCGGTCTGCATGGCCCCGAACAGCCGCTGGTCCTTCTGGCCGACGACAACGCGGACATGCGGGGATACGTCCAGCGCATCCTGGCCGCCGCCGGCTGCCGCGTCACGGTGACCGGCAACGGCGCGGAAGCCCTGGATACCGCCCGGTCCAATCCCCCCGATCTCGTTCTCAGCGACGTGATGATGCCGACGCTGGACGGGTTCGGCCTGTTGCAGGCGCTGCGCGCCGACCCGCAGACCAGCGACATTCCGGTAATCCTGCTGTCGGCCCGTGCGGGCGAGGATGCGCGGGTGGAGGGGCTGTCGGCGGGAGCCGACGATTATCTGGTCAAGCCCTTCGGCGCCCGCGAACTGGTGGCCCGCGTCCGGGGCACGCTGCGGTTGGCCCGGATGCGGCAGGAAACGGCGGCGGCGGAACGGCGCGTGGTCGAAAAGGCCCTCGGCCTCAGCGAGGACCGCCTGCATCTGGCGCTCGACAGCGCCGGGATGGGCATGTGGGATTGGGACATCGCCGCCGACTGCCTCACGTGGTCGGCGACGTGCAAGGCCATCTTCGGCAAGCCCGCCGACGTGGCGATGTCCTATCCGGTCTTTCTGGACAGCCTTCATCCCGACGACCGTGCCGCCGTCGATGATCTGTGCCGCCGCTGTCTCGACCCCGCCATCCGCGCGCCCTACGACGCGCAGTACCGTGTCGTGTGGCCCGACGGCAGCCAGCATTGGGTGCTGGCCCGCGGCAAGGCTTGGTTCGACGGCGCACGCCCCGTCCGCTTCACCGGCACCGCCTTGGACGTGACCGCGCAGAAGGAGGCGGAACGCCATCTGCGGATACTGGTGGATGAGTTGAGCCACCGGGTCAAGAACACCCTGGCGGTCATCCAGTCGCTCACCGAACAGACGTTCCGCACGGGGGACGGGGTGGACGGCATCCGGCAGGCGCTGACCGGGCGTCTGCAGACGCTGGCCGACGCCCATACCCTGCTCACCCTGTCGAAATGGGAAAGCGTCGATCTCGGCACCCTGGCCGAGCGCGTGGCCGGGCATCTGGCCGTTCCCGGCGACGGCCGTTTCCACGTGGCCGGCCCGCCGGCCCGGCTGACCGCCAAGGCCTCGCTCGCGTTCGCCCTGGTGCTGCACGAATTGTGCACCAACGCCGCCAAGCATGGCGCCTGGGCCGCAGCCGGCGGCACCGTGGCGGTGGAATGGCGCATCACCGCGGACGATGTGGTGCTGGAATGGACGGAGACGGCGGCCACGGCGGTGAGCCCGCCCACCCGGTTCGGGTTCGGCACCCGGCTGATCGCGCAGGCGGTGGACTATGATCTGGACGGCACGGTGACGCGGGAATTCCCGCCGGCGGGCCTGCGCTGCACCGTGACCGTTCCGGCTTACCGGGCCCTGGCCGCTCCGGGCCGGTCCAACAACTGAACCAGCGCCTGCCGCAGCCGCTCGGGCGGGTAGGGTTTGTTGAGGACCGGACGGTCGCGGAAGGCGGGGGGAAGTGCCGCGGGGCCGGTGTAGGCGGTGGCGAACAGAAACGGGATGGAGGCCGCCGCCAGCGCCTCGGCCACCGGATCGACGCGCTCGTCACCCAGATTGACGTCGAGCAGGGCGCCCTCGATACCCGTTTCCCCGGCCAGCAGCATGAGGGCCTTGCGCGTGCTGGGCGCCGGCCCGACAACATCGTAGCCGAAGGAGACGAGCAGTTGCTGCAGCGCCATAGCCACCAACCCCTCGTCCTCCACCACCAGGATCTTCGCCGGATTCTCGGTCATGGCCCCCTCCCTTCACGTCAGGGTATCATACACCGCCATCTCTTCATTTCAGAACGCAAAGCTCCTTCTCGTCCCCGTCGATCAGGATGTCGGGATGGCAGAACATCCGCAGCTTTCCGGCATCCTCCACCACGATCTGCCGCCCCCGGACATGGACCCCGTGCTCGCTCAGCGCGGCGAAGGCACGCGACAGGCTTTCCGGCGACATGCCCAAGCGCCCGGCCAGCACCTGTTTGCTGACCCGCAGGTCGAATTCGCCGTTTTCCTGGGTCTCGGGCACCTGATGCAGCAGCCAGGCCCCCAGGCGCTGGGTCGATGTGCGCAGCTTCAGATCCTTGACCTGCCGCACCATGCGGCGGAAATGCCCGGCCAGCGATGCCATCATCGTCAGGGCCAGCTTGGGCTGCTGCATGATCTGCTGGCGCAGCCGGTGAGCCGACAGCATCAGGATCTGGGCCGGTTCCAGCACCTTGGACGACATGAGATAAGGCGTGTCGGTCAGCACCGCCGCCAGAATGAAGCTGTCCACCGGGGTCACCAGCTCGATGACCGTTTCGCGGCCGTCGGCGGAACTGGCGTACAACTCGACCGTCCCGTCGATCAGGATGTGAAGGAAATCGGGCCTGTCCCCCTGTTCGAAAAGCTGCGTTTCCTTGGGAAAGCGCTGCAGCAACGCGCCGCGGGTCAGTTCGGCAAGCTGGTCGTCCTCAAGGCCGTTGAAAAAAGGCAGGCTGCGCACAAGGTTCTGATCCTTCACACGCATCACTCACCTCCGCTTCCAACCGCGCCCGCCGTCAGGAAACCCGCCGCCCCGGCCGGATTCCCATGCACCGTTTTTTTTAACAGAGTCCACCTCCCGATTCTTGATGAATATCAAGGATCCAATTGACTTAAGTAAAAAATTATCATGACTAATGTTATTAAAGAAATACTATGAAATCAACAGTGCGGCATATTGTAACTGCATTCTCAAGCTTGACCTTAATCAAGTGTATGACCTTGAACAGACATTAATGTCCCCACAAAGAATGCGGTGGCTGGCCGGTGGGCACAGTCACACGGCCAGTCTGAGGGGACTGTGATGAACCATCTTGACGACATATCACCGGGACAGCGGACACGGGCGCTGACCATGAGCACGGTGGCGTTCACCGTCTGCTTCGCGGTCTGGACCATCTTCGCCATCATCGGCGTGCAGATCAAAAACGAGCTGGGGCTGACCGACACGCAGTTCGGGCTGCTGGCCGGCACGCCGATCCTGACCGGATCGCTGTCGCGCCTGTTTCTCGGCATCTGGACCGACCAGTACGGCGGGCGCATCGTCTATGTTGCGGTGATGGCGTCGGCGGCGGTTGCCACCTTT
Proteins encoded in this window:
- a CDS encoding response regulator, producing the protein MTENPAKILVVEDEGLVAMALQQLLVSFGYDVVGPAPSTRKALMLLAGETGIEGALLDVNLGDERVDPVAEALAAASIPFLFATAYTGPAALPPAFRDRPVLNKPYPPERLRQALVQLLDRPGAARAR
- a CDS encoding ferritin-like domain-containing protein → MPLLRQEPPARIDSLDDLLGIAMALETEAVRRYAQLAEVMDRRGDAATAATFRTLMAEEGAHVTAVDRWAADLGCTLPGGTPFDWLLPPDIAESWDDLLDRTRLTPYQALSLAVVNEQRAFAFYSHIAAATADPAVRRHAEALAQEELNHAALLRRERRRAYHRGATGTQKPERIASPAALDHLARTLFAAAAAGHAALARQLAAAGDAEGAAVLAAIAAAEAAEAGTVPPAPPADGSRTDGGAADPWMAAAAAVETLAERFADIAAAATDEAVLTRALALQESATRHLVRLSGAHSPPRPSTP
- a CDS encoding ATP-binding protein produces the protein MESFFRRLFEASPHPYMVLRPDKAFTIEAVNDRYVAATGTKREEIVGRGLFEVFPDDPGDPGATSVNDLRLSLQRVLADGVQDVMGVQKYDIPRLDGSGFEVRYWSPVNIPVTDAAGHIGYILHYAEDVTEFILSKSRASAENTQTIERVQAHADRMQADVLRRASEVKEANRELMATRNELARLNDQLTALDHAKTAFFSNISHEFRTPLTLMLGPLGDLLDDAAGGLTGPQREQLETAHRNALRLLKLVNSLLGFARAEAGRAHLSFEPLDLALTTRELAGHFQSACDKAGLTLVVDCPPLPEAVFADRNAWETIVLNLLSNAFKFTHGGAIAVRLRAGDGVVTLTVSDTGSGIPESEMPHLFERFHRVEGAPGRSFEGSGIGLALVQELARMHGGSVRADSTPGVGSHFHVTLPLGHAHLPAARLRPAASAAPAFSQAGAFAAEAERWLADLPEPVEAEGPPAGLHGPEQPLVLLADDNADMRGYVQRILAAAGCRVTVTGNGAEALDTARSNPPDLVLSDVMMPTLDGFGLLQALRADPQTSDIPVILLSARAGEDARVEGLSAGADDYLVKPFGARELVARVRGTLRLARMRQETAAAERRVVEKALGLSEDRLHLALDSAGMGMWDWDIAADCLTWSATCKAIFGKPADVAMSYPVFLDSLHPDDRAAVDDLCRRCLDPAIRAPYDAQYRVVWPDGSQHWVLARGKAWFDGARPVRFTGTALDVTAQKEAERHLRILVDELSHRVKNTLAVIQSLTEQTFRTGDGVDGIRQALTGRLQTLADAHTLLTLSKWESVDLGTLAERVAGHLAVPGDGRFHVAGPPARLTAKASLAFALVLHELCTNAAKHGAWAAAGGTVAVEWRITADDVVLEWTETAATAVSPPTRFGFGTRLIAQAVDYDLDGTVTREFPPAGLRCTVTVPAYRALAAPGRSNN
- a CDS encoding cyclic nucleotide-binding domain-containing protein; amino-acid sequence: MRVKDQNLVRSLPFFNGLEDDQLAELTRGALLQRFPKETQLFEQGDRPDFLHILIDGTVELYASSADGRETVIELVTPVDSFILAAVLTDTPYLMSSKVLEPAQILMLSAHRLRQQIMQQPKLALTMMASLAGHFRRMVRQVKDLKLRTSTQRLGAWLLHQVPETQENGEFDLRVSKQVLAGRLGMSPESLSRAFAALSEHGVHVRGRQIVVEDAGKLRMFCHPDILIDGDEKELCVLK